One Candidatus Bathyarchaeota archaeon DNA segment encodes these proteins:
- a CDS encoding helix-turn-helix transcriptional regulator, translating to MPLNRSLESSFGLVLRRLRQNCGFSQEKLGFESGYHRTYISLLERGQKSPSLQTIFKLAKALDVEPSEIVEHVQAVTKPRSRKKR from the coding sequence ATGCCCCTTAACAGGTCACTGGAAAGTTCGTTCGGTCTGGTTTTACGCCGACTTCGCCAAAATTGCGGCTTCTCTCAAGAAAAGCTTGGCTTTGAAAGCGGATATCATCGTACCTATATTAGTTTGCTTGAGCGCGGACAAAAAAGCCCTTCGCTCCAGACCATCTTCAAATTGGCTAAAGCATTAGATGTGGAGCCGTCCGAAATAGTTGAACATGTTCAGGCTGTTACCAAACCTCGCTCAAGGAAAAAACGATAA